The window CACGCCTTCAACATGGACGGCAAGAGTCCCCTGTGAGCCGGGCGGCGGTCGCACGACGCCGCCCGGACCGGGCACCGGGACTCAGATGCCGAACAGGACGCCGGTGCTGTTCCGCAGACCGCACGGGTTGCCGAACGTGTACGTGTAGCTGAGCCGGCGCCCCTCCCAGACCCCGTCGGCGGTGACCGTCATCGGGTTCCACTCCCTGGTACACGCGGCGTCCGCGCGGGGTTCGGCGAGTGCGTCCAGCGCACGCCCGTTCGCCCGTAACTCGGCGCAGGCGGCGACCGGGTCCGGGTGCGTGCCGCTCGGCCGCGGCGCGCACACCAGCGTCACCGCGCGCAGCACCGTGCCCTGGTCGGCGTCCGCGCCGGCCGTGACGCTGACCACGAGCGCGGAGGGCGCGTACATGCTCTCCGTGCCGGCGGGCGCGGCGTCGGCGACTCCTGAGCCGACCAGCGCGGTGAGGGCGGTGAGCGCCATGGCGCCGGTGGCCAGTCCCAGATTCCTGGTGATGGACCGCATTTCGAACACTCCTCGGGTGGTTGCTTCGGATAGCGGACGTGAGTCTTGCCCATGAGGGGCGGGAACGCCCGTTCGTACCGCTGTTTCACGTCACTGATCGTGATCGCATGAGTGCAGTCCGCAGCGGTGTCGAGCTGTTGACCTGTGGGTGAGCGCACCGTCGAATCGGCCGAAGACGCCCCTGAAACATCCCTGAAACACACGGAACGAGGCCTCGGGGTAGGGCCGGCCCCACCCTCGGGACTCGCCCCCGCCCCGCTGTTTCCGAAGCGCGCGGACGGTTGGGTGGAGGCATGGAAAACGACGCGATCCACCTCCGCGCGGTCAGCCGGATCCACGGTTCCGGCGACCACACCGTCACCGCCCTCGACCAGGTCACCCTCGGTTTCCCCCGGGGCAGCTTCACGGCGGTGATGGGCCCCTCCGGGTCGGGGAAGTCCACCCTGCTCCAGTGCGCCGCCGGCCTCGAACGCCCCACCTCCGGCACCGTCACCATCGGGGACACCGAACTCGGCGGGTTGAGCGAGACCCGCCTGACCCGCCTGCGCCGGGACCGGAGCGGGTTCGTCTTCCAGGCGTTCAACCTGCTTCCCGCACTGACCGCCGAACAGAACGTCGCCCTCCCGCTGCGGTTGGCCGGTCGCCGCCCCGCGAAGGCGGAGGTACGGGAGGCACTGGACCGGGTGGGCCTGCGGGACCGCGCCCGACACCGGCCCACCGAACTCTCCGGCGGCCAGCAGCAGCGCGTGGCGCTGGCCCGCGCGCTCATCACCCGCCCCGAGGTGCTCTTCGGCGACGAGCCCACCGGCGCGCTCGACTCGGTGACCGGCCGCGAGGTCCTCGCCGTGCTCCGCGCGATGGTCGACACCGAACGACAAACGGTGATCATGGTCACCCACGATCCGGTCGCCGCCTCCCATGCGGACCGCGTCGTCTTCCTCGCCGACGGCCGGGTCGGCTCCGAACTCACCGGCGCGAGCGCCGAGGACATCGCCGCCCACATGACGAAGTCGGCGGTCCTGCCGTGCTGAGCGTCGCCCTGCGCACCCTGCGCGCCCGCTGGATCACCCTCGTCGGCAGTTTCCTCGCCCTGTCCCTCGGAGTCGGCCTGATCGCCACCATGGGCCTCGGCCTCGCCGCCACCCTCGACGCGCCGCAGCGGCAGCCCGAACGGTTCGCGCGGGCCCCCGTCGTGGTCAAGGGTGCCGACACGCTGCGGGTGACGACCCCGGCCGGCGAACACACGGCCGCGTTGGCCCACCCCCGCGGCGTCGACCCCGCGCTGACGCGCCGACTCGCCGCCCTCGGCCCCGTCGCCGAGGACCGCTCCTTCCCGGTCCGCGTCCGGGGCCGGTCCCGGCAGCCCGTCGGACATCCCTGGGCCGTCGCCGCCTTCGCCCCGTACACCCTCGACGCCGGCCGCGCCCCGCGGTCCGACTCCGAGGTCGTCACCACCGGTTGGGCCCCGCCCGGCGAACGGCTCACCACCGACACCGGGACGCTCACCGTCGTCGGCACGGTCCGCCAACTCGGCTTCGAGGATGCCCTGTTCTACACGGACGCACGCGCCGCCCGCCTCTCACCCGCCGTCCCCCAGGTCGTCGTCACCGCCGACCCGGCCGCCGTACGGGCCGCCGTGAAAGCCTTCGCGGACCGGGACGGCCCCGGCGGAGCCACCGCGGCCGACGGCGTGGACGTCCGCGTCCTGACCGGCCGGGACCGGCGCCTCGCCGACCCCGACCCGGAACGCGACCGCGAAGCCCTGCTCGCCGTCAACGCTGCGCTCGGCACCGCCGGCGGCATCACCGGCTTCGCCTCCACGTTCGCCTTCGCCGTGGCCCAACGCCGCAGGGAGTTCGCGCTGCTGCGCACCACCGGCGCCACCCCGGGCCAGATCCGCCGCATGGTCCTCGTCGAGGCGCTGCTGCTCGGGGTGACGGCCTCACCCGGCTCGGCCTGCTGTTCGTCCTCGGCATCGCCCTCCTCTACACCGGCATCGGCCTCGCCAACACCCAGGTCATGGCCACCACCGAGCGGGTCGGCGAGTTCGCCGCGCTCCGGCTCGCCGGAGCCACCCGCCGACAGGTGCTGCGCCTGGTGGCGGGGGAGGCGCTGCTGGTCGTCCTGGCCGGGGCGCTCGTCGGAGGCCTGGTCGCCGCCCTCAACCTGGGGGGCGTGTGGGGCGCCCTCCACCTCCTCGACGTCCGGGTGCCGATCGTGGTCCCGTGGGAGACGCTCGGCGCCATCGTCGCGGCCTGCGCGGCACTCGCCGTGGTCTGCGCGGTGGCGACCGCCGCGGTGGCCCTGCGGCGCGGCCCGGTCGAGTCGGCCGGCGCCCGCACCTGAGGGGCGCCCCGCCCGCGACCGGAGCCGCGGGCGGGACGCCCCCCGGGAGGGGCCGGTTCAGCAGGCGTCGACCCAGTCGTGCGAGGCCACGGTGTCGTTGACCGGGAGGCCCTGCCCCTTGCCGGGGGCGGTGAACACGGTTCCGCCGGCGTTCAGGTCCGGGACCGCTCCGCGCACCGCACCTCGGCGCGCGCCAGGGCCCGTTCGCGGCCCGGAGACATCGCCGCGGCGGGCGACAGGGCCGCCGCCCGGGTACGGGCGGGGTCCGGGTACCGGTGTCCCGACACCCGCATGCACCGGGCCCACGCCCGGACGCCGTCGGCGTACCGGGGATGGGCCAGGACCCGCCCCCTGCGGATGGCGTCCAGGGCGTGGACGGTCGTCGAGGCCTGGAACCAGGCCCCGAGATCTCCGTACAACTCCCGCCGCGCCCCGGACACGCACCCCCGGTCGCTGCGCCGGACCACACCGCCCGTCGGGCGGGTGGTAGTCGAACCCCGCCCGGCGCATGCACGCGCGCAGCAGCCCCTGCTCCGCGTCGTGCAACAGGCGGGCGCCCTCGACGCCGGTCCGGGTGGGCCCGACATCCTGCGGGACGCGCGGCCCGTTCTCGGCGGCCGGGAGACAGCCGACGAGCAGGGCCGCCACCACCACGACGAGCACGCCGGCCGTCAGGGCGGACCGGGCGCGGCCACGCGACGGTACGAAGGACATGTCGGCTCCAGGACTGCGTGATCGGACCGGTGGGGGCAGGTCGGGACGGGCCCCGGCGCCGGTCGCCGGGGCCCGTGCGGAGGATCAGCCGGTGATGTTCACGGGCCGGTACGCGTGGTAGCCGTCGCGCCCGTTCACCCCGTACGAGTGCTGCTTGAAGCGGGTCCCCACGCCGCCCGCCTGCTCGTAGGACTTGTAGGCGGTGTGCCCGCTGTTGCTCCAGCCGGCGAAGATGACCACGTGCCGGAGGTCGGCGCTGTTGCTGTTCGCCTTCAGGACCAGGTCCCCGGGAGCCAGGTCCTTCATGGCGATCCGCCGGGTGAAGCCGTTGTTCTTGAGCCCCACCGTGTTGGGACCCGGCGCCGGCAGCCGCAGGGTCATGGACACGTATCCCGAGCAGTCCTGGCGGAAGCCGTCCTTCCAACGCTTGACCTGGCTGTACGGGACCGGTCGGCCGTTGTTCGCGGTCAGCCAGGTCTTCGCCCGGGCCAGCACCTGCGCCCGGCTCACGCCGGGCGCGCGGAGCGCCGCGTTCCCGGCCTGTTCGACCTGCCCGGCGGCGAACCGTTCCGTGACCGCGGCCGAGGCGGGCGGCTGGGCCGCCGGCGCGGCCGGAGCGGTCAACGCGACCGATCCGGCACACACCAGGGCGGTCAGCGCCGCCATGCCCCAACGGCCGCTCATGTTCTTGGACATCGTTACTCCCGTTTCGTACAAGGGGGGTGGGCCGGTCCGCGTGGCGGGGCATTGCGCCCCGCTCGTCCGGGTGGCTTCGCGCCGCCCGTCCAGGGCGCCACACGTCGGTGCCGGGGAAGCGCGAACGCTTCCACCCGGACCGCGGAGCCGATGCGTCAGAGTCTGTGGCGGCCCGTCAGGCCCCCGCAAGGTTGTCCCGTTTGCTTCGGGGATGTCGGGATCTCTAAGGTTCTGACCTGCTGGGGCATGAATGTCCCGGGACAGGGGGACGGCCTGTGGGGCAGCGTGCGCCGTCCGTTCGGAGAAGGGGGCCACCATGGCCGACGACGGCCGCCAGGGAGTCGGTCCGGCGCAACGGCTGGGCGAGGCGTTACGGGCGTTGCAGCAGCGTTCGGGACGTCCCTTGCGCTCGCTGGAGACCGAGGTGCTGATCAGTGACTCGTCACTGTCGCGGTACTTCCGCGGGAGCACCGTCCCGCCCTGGAGCACGGTGCGTGACCTGTGTCTGGCCCTGAAGGCCGACCCGACCGAGTACCGGCTCCTGTGGGAAGAGGCCGAACGCGCCCAACCCCGGCCGCCCGCGCCGACGGAGACCGCGCCGGCCACCGCCGACCCCCCGGACGAGAGCGCCGAGCGCGGCGCAGACGCCTCCACCGCGCCGCCCACCCGACGCGCGGCCTGGACCCGTGCCGTACGCACCCGGATGGGCAGCCGACGGGTCTGCGCCACCACGGGCGCGGTGGCCGGGGCGCTGGTCGGCGCCCTGCTCGCGGTCCTCGTGCTGCGCACCGTCGTCGACGCCGGCCACACCTCCGGGGACCCCCGGGCGGCCGCGGCCCCGAACGGCGGCCCGACGGGAGCCGGTTCCGCGGACAAGGGCCCGGGATCAGGGCCGGGGACCGCCGAGAACGCCCGGATCTTCGTCAACCGGAACACGGGCGACTGCCTGGACGACAGCCTGGAGAAGGGCCTGCGGTCCTTCGACTGCAACGGGATGAGCTACCAGCGGTGGACCGTGGAGAGCGCGCCCGACGGCACCCGGCAGGTGCGCAACCACGCCACCGGGGCCTGTCTCGACGCCGACGGCGCGGGGCTGCGCACCTCCGGCTGCGCCGCGGCCGCGTCCCAGAAATGGGTGCTCACGGCCTGGGGCGACGCGTCCGTCGAGGTCCGCAGCAAGGTCTCGGGGACCTGCCTGGACGACGGCCCGGCCGGGTTGCGTGACCTCGCCTGCGACCGGACGAACCATCAGAGGTGGGGCTGACGCCCTGGCTGGGCCCTGTCGTCGAAATGGCGCCGGTGGGCCCGGCGAGACGTTGACGACAGGGCCTGGGGGATCGGGCCGCCCGTCACCGTGCCCGGTCGCCGCGCACGACCGGGCGGCCGTCCTCGAACACGAGGTCGGCCAGGTACATCACCCGTCCCCGGCCGTCGGGGCTCCAGCCGTGGAAGAGGATCCGCTCCCGGCCGCCCGGTCCCGTCACGACGTCCTGGCCGCCGGGGCCGCGGACCGCGCCGGCGAGCGACTCGGTGGTCACCAGCGGGGTGGCCGCCTTCGTGTACGGGCCGGTGAGGGCGTCCGCCACCGCGTAGCCGATCTTGTACCCGGCGCCCCCGTAGGCGTCGGCCGAGTAGAAGAGCACGTAGTGGTCGCCGCGCTTGACGAGCGTGGGCGCCTCGACCAGCGAGCCCTCCCAGTCGCGGTCCTGGCGGATCAGCCGGACGGGCTCGCCGGTGGTACGGGTCCCGTCCCACGTGGTGGGTTGGAGGTGGATCCACGTGTCCGTCTCACAGCAGTTGCCGTCGCTCTTCCACAGCAGGTACCGCCGGCCGCCCTCGGTGTGGCTCGCCGCGTCGATGGCGCCTCCCGCCGCGACCGGGCAGACCAGCGGGGCGTCACCGGCCGGCCGGAACGGCCCGGCGGGCGACGAGGCGAGGGCGACGCCGACGCACTGCCGGCCGCTCGCCCGGTCGCGCGCGGTGTACTGCATCGTGAACCCGCGCCCGTTGGCGTACACCTCGGGGGCCCACACCTGGCCGGGCAGCTCCTCGGCCCAGGCGCCGAGGACGGGCAGCACGCTGCCGGGGTCCACGGACCAGTGGATCAGGTCGCGCGAGGTGGCGTGCTGGATGTTCTTGCCACCGGTGTTGGTGGCGTACGCGTGGTAGGTGGCGCCGACCTTGACGACGTCCGGGTCGGGGAAGTCCTGGTTCAGGACGGGCTCGCCGACGGAGGCGCGGGGGGCCGTCACGGGAGTCGTCGCGCCGGCCGCCCGGCGGGGGCCTGGGTCGGCGGAGGCCCCGACGGGGGCCGCGGCGAGCCACAGGGTCCCGAGGGCGGCGGCGAGCGCGGCGCCGATCACCCTGCGCAGCTGCCGAGAGGGTCGGGAGGGGGAGTGTCGCGGGTTTCGCCTGGGATCGCGGTGGGGGCTTCGGCGCGGGATGCGTCGGGGACGGCGCGCGGCGGGGGCTGGGGGCACGTGTTCCGCTCCTCGGGTGTCCGGGACCGACACCCTCGTCGAGCGGTGCCGGCGTCTCCTTCGACCCTGTGGAACGACGCACCGGATCCCGGGTTGCGCGGATCCCCGGTTCTGGGGGATCAGGGGATCCGGGGTCGCGCGGCGGGCCCCGTCACCTCAGCGCGTGGCGCCCGTGCGCGGGGCGTACAGGTCGATGAGCCGGGTGCGGGTCTGTTGCAACCTGACCGCGAGGACCCGTCCGACCCAGTGCCCGACCGAGGACCCGAACGCCGGATCGGCGTCCATCAGCATGCGTACGGTCGTCCCGTCGAACTCGTAGGCCCGTACCGGGGTCATCGCCTCGGCGCTGAGCTGCCAGGTGTACGGGGGGAACAGCCAGGACCAACCGACCAACTCACCGGGACCGAGGCTCTGGACGGGCGTGGGCCTGCGGCCGGGTACCGGGATCTCCAGCGTCACCGTGCCGGAGCGCACGATCCAGAAGGAGTCCGCCCGGGTGCCCTCGTCGAAGATCCGCGCGTTCTCGGGGAAATTGACCTCGCGGGCGTGCGACATCAGCCGTCCACGGTGCTCGGTGGACAAGACGGCGGCGATCCGGATGGGGGAAGGTGTGCTCACGACGGCCTCCGATCACGACCCCCCACTACGCTCCTGCTCCCCCCAGTGTCGCCGACTTCCGCCGATCCAGGGTGTGACCGCGGTGCGCGGCGGATCGGGGGCCCGGAGGGCCCGCAAAGGGGCCGTCGGGGCGATCCGTCGCACGGCGATCACCGAGGGTGACCGCGGTCTCCTCTCGTCGTGTGCCGCCGGGATCGGCGCGCTGTTCGCAGCCTCGGCCGATCCGTGGCGGAAGAAACCATTCCGGCGGCGCCGATCCCCGTGCGCCCGAGTCCCCGTGCCCCCGGTTCCCGCGATCCGCCGCGCGACTCACTCCTCGGCATTGGCCTCCAGGCAGGCCAGCTCCATCGCGTCCAGCACCGCCTCGTGGCTGCGCTCGCTCAGTTCCGCGACGTTCTCGATCTGCGCCGTGGCCCAGGCGGCGAGGGTCATCACCAGCACCCGCAGGCCGTCCGTGCCGTGCTCGGCGAGGATCGCGTCCGCGACGAGCATGGCGTCC of the Streptomyces sp. NBC_01426 genome contains:
- a CDS encoding ABC transporter ATP-binding protein, with translation MENDAIHLRAVSRIHGSGDHTVTALDQVTLGFPRGSFTAVMGPSGSGKSTLLQCAAGLERPTSGTVTIGDTELGGLSETRLTRLRRDRSGFVFQAFNLLPALTAEQNVALPLRLAGRRPAKAEVREALDRVGLRDRARHRPTELSGGQQQRVALARALITRPEVLFGDEPTGALDSVTGREVLAVLRAMVDTERQTVIMVTHDPVAASHADRVVFLADGRVGSELTGASAEDIAAHMTKSAVLPC
- a CDS encoding ABC transporter permease produces the protein MATTERVGEFAALRLAGATRRQVLRLVAGEALLVVLAGALVGGLVAALNLGGVWGALHLLDVRVPIVVPWETLGAIVAACAALAVVCAVATAAVALRRGPVESAGART
- a CDS encoding glycoside hydrolase family 43 protein, producing MIGAALAAALGTLWLAAAPVGASADPGPRRAAGATTPVTAPRASVGEPVLNQDFPDPDVVKVGATYHAYATNTGGKNIQHATSRDLIHWSVDPGSVLPVLGAWAEELPGQVWAPEVYANGRGFTMQYTARDRASGRQCVGVALASSPAGPFRPAGDAPLVCPVAAGGAIDAASHTEGGRRYLLWKSDGNCCETDTWIHLQPTTWDGTRTTGEPVRLIRQDRDWEGSLVEAPTLVKRGDHYVLFYSADAYGGAGYKIGYAVADALTGPYTKAATPLVTTESLAGAVRGPGGQDVVTGPGGRERILFHGWSPDGRGRVMYLADLVFEDGRPVVRGDRAR
- a CDS encoding Crp/Fnr family transcriptional regulator is translated as MSTPSPIRIAAVLSTEHRGRLMSHAREVNFPENARIFDEGTRADSFWIVRSGTVTLEIPVPGRRPTPVQSLGPGELVGWSWLFPPYTWQLSAEAMTPVRAYEFDGTTVRMLMDADPAFGSSVGHWVGRVLAVRLQQTRTRLIDLYAPRTGATR
- a CDS encoding subtilase-type protease inhibitor, translated to MRSITRNLGLATGAMALTALTALVGSGVADAAPAGTESMYAPSALVVSVTAGADADQGTVLRAVTLVCAPRPSGTHPDPVAACAELRANGRALDALAEPRADAACTREWNPMTVTADGVWEGRRLSYTYTFGNPCGLRNSTGVLFGI
- a CDS encoding RICIN domain-containing protein; the protein is MADDGRQGVGPAQRLGEALRALQQRSGRPLRSLETEVLISDSSLSRYFRGSTVPPWSTVRDLCLALKADPTEYRLLWEEAERAQPRPPAPTETAPATADPPDESAERGADASTAPPTRRAAWTRAVRTRMGSRRVCATTGAVAGALVGALLAVLVLRTVVDAGHTSGDPRAAAAPNGGPTGAGSADKGPGSGPGTAENARIFVNRNTGDCLDDSLEKGLRSFDCNGMSYQRWTVESAPDGTRQVRNHATGACLDADGAGLRTSGCAAAASQKWVLTAWGDASVEVRSKVSGTCLDDGPAGLRDLACDRTNHQRWG